The following are encoded in a window of Deltaproteobacteria bacterium CG11_big_fil_rev_8_21_14_0_20_49_13 genomic DNA:
- a CDS encoding guanylate kinase, protein MNGRLIIIASPSGGGKTSVIKRFLGSHPNIVHSISCTTRPARRGETNGKYYQYLDRLTFEAGIKAGQFAEWAEVHNNLYGTPKEPLDIWLSEGKDVVLDLDVVGSLNLKKLYGNRAVTIFILPPSIEELQKRLVGRGTDSKKVRELRLENAIEEMRHKDKFDHRVVNDVLDKACEEIESIVIASVAKQSPE, encoded by the coding sequence ATGAACGGACGGCTTATCATTATCGCATCACCTTCGGGCGGCGGCAAGACCTCGGTAATAAAACGGTTTCTTGGATCACACCCGAATATCGTCCATTCTATTTCATGCACAACAAGACCCGCAAGGCGCGGTGAAACCAACGGTAAATATTACCAATATTTAGACAGGCTTACTTTTGAGGCCGGGATAAAGGCGGGGCAGTTCGCCGAATGGGCGGAGGTCCATAATAATCTTTACGGCACTCCAAAAGAGCCTCTTGATATATGGCTTTCCGAAGGAAAAGATGTGGTCTTGGACCTCGATGTCGTGGGTAGCCTAAATCTTAAGAAACTCTACGGCAACAGGGCAGTAACCATCTTCATCCTGCCGCCATCCATCGAAGAACTTCAAAAACGCCTCGTTGGCAGGGGAACGGACTCAAAAAAGGTCCGGGAGCTAAGACTTGAGAACGCCATTGAAGAAATGAGGCACAAGGACAAGTTCGATCATCGGGTGGTGAACGATGTGCTTGATAAGGCGTGCGAAGAGATAGAAAGTATAGTCATTGCGAGCGTAGCGAAGCAATCTCCCGAGTGA